A region from the Corynebacterium halotolerans YIM 70093 = DSM 44683 genome encodes:
- the alaS gene encoding alanine--tRNA ligase, translated as MQTHEIRERFTEHFVKAGHAAVPSASLILDDPTLLFVNAGMVPFKPYFLGQQNPPYENGTATSIQKCVRTLDIDEVGITTRHNTFFQMAGNFSFGQYFKEGAITHAWTLLTDPVAEGGFGLDPERLWVTVYLDDDEAAEIWEKKIGVPAARIQRLGMEDNYWSMGVPGPCGPCSEIYYDRGPAYGNEGGPAADDNRYMEIWNLVFMEFERGEGDGKGNFPIVGELPKKNIDTGMGVERIACLLQDVDNVYETDLLRPVIDAAAQLTGATYGEKQEDDVRFRVIADHSRTGMMLILDGVTPANEGRGYILRRLLRRIIRSARLLGARGETLETFMTTIMDTMTPSYPEILDNRERITRVAVAEERAFLKTLESGTHLFEEAAAQVKSTGRDTLAGQQAFTLHDTYGFPIDLTLEMAAEAGLEVDMTGFETAMAEQKARAKADNKAKKHAHADESLYREWVDNHPTEFTGFSELTGDATVLGLVAGGQAVTQATEGQDVEVILDTTPMYAESGGQLGDRGRILTGDAVLDVNDVQKIGKKLWIHKATVRSGGIDLGSKVRVEVDGDWRHGARQAHTATHLIHAALRQVLGPTAVQAGSLNRPGYLRFDFNYTDSLSPGQLDEIGLITNQAVDADWQVNTVETSLDEAKKMGAMALFGENYGENVRVVEIGGPFSLELCGGTHVEHSSQIGPVALLGESSVGSGARRIEAYSGMDSFRYLSKEAALAGGLATALKAPTDELPERISQLTEKLKAAEKEIENLHRQQLAARTGELLERATRIGDITVLATRLSDGVSAGDLRTVATDLRGRLAGTPAVVALAAADGTKVPFIVGATKEAVEKGVRSGDLVKLLAGYIDGRGGGKPDMAQGSGADVDGLEAGFAALRDEIGKF; from the coding sequence GTGCAGACCCATGAGATCCGCGAGCGATTCACCGAGCACTTCGTCAAGGCCGGTCACGCCGCCGTGCCCAGTGCATCGCTGATCCTCGACGATCCCACGCTCCTGTTCGTCAACGCCGGCATGGTGCCCTTCAAGCCGTATTTCCTGGGCCAGCAGAACCCTCCCTACGAGAACGGCACCGCCACCTCCATCCAGAAGTGCGTGCGCACCCTCGACATCGACGAGGTCGGCATCACCACCCGCCACAACACGTTCTTCCAGATGGCCGGCAACTTCTCCTTCGGCCAGTACTTCAAGGAAGGCGCGATCACCCACGCCTGGACCCTGCTGACCGACCCCGTGGCCGAGGGTGGTTTCGGGCTGGACCCGGAGCGTCTGTGGGTGACCGTCTACCTCGACGACGACGAGGCCGCCGAGATCTGGGAGAAGAAGATCGGCGTGCCCGCCGCGCGCATCCAGCGCCTGGGCATGGAGGACAACTACTGGTCCATGGGCGTGCCCGGCCCCTGCGGGCCCTGCTCCGAGATCTACTACGACCGCGGCCCCGCCTACGGCAATGAGGGTGGCCCGGCCGCCGACGACAACCGCTACATGGAGATCTGGAACCTGGTCTTCATGGAGTTCGAGCGCGGCGAGGGCGACGGCAAGGGCAATTTCCCCATCGTCGGCGAGCTGCCGAAGAAGAACATCGACACCGGCATGGGCGTCGAGCGCATCGCCTGCCTGCTGCAGGACGTGGACAACGTCTACGAGACCGACCTGCTGCGCCCGGTCATCGACGCCGCCGCGCAGCTGACCGGCGCCACCTACGGTGAGAAGCAGGAGGATGACGTCCGCTTCCGTGTCATCGCAGACCACTCGCGCACCGGCATGATGCTCATCCTCGACGGCGTGACCCCCGCCAACGAGGGCCGCGGCTACATCCTGCGCCGCCTGCTGCGACGCATCATCCGCTCCGCCCGCCTGCTCGGCGCGAGGGGGGAGACCCTCGAGACGTTCATGACCACCATCATGGACACGATGACCCCGTCCTACCCGGAGATCCTCGACAACCGCGAGCGCATTACCCGCGTCGCGGTGGCCGAGGAGCGCGCCTTCCTCAAGACCCTGGAGTCCGGCACCCACCTGTTCGAGGAGGCCGCGGCCCAGGTCAAGTCCACCGGCCGCGACACCCTCGCCGGTCAGCAGGCCTTCACCCTCCACGACACCTACGGCTTCCCGATCGACCTGACCCTGGAGATGGCCGCCGAGGCCGGCCTCGAGGTCGACATGACCGGCTTCGAGACCGCCATGGCCGAGCAGAAGGCCCGCGCCAAGGCCGACAACAAGGCCAAGAAGCACGCGCACGCCGACGAGTCGCTCTACCGCGAGTGGGTGGACAACCACCCGACCGAGTTCACCGGTTTCTCCGAGCTGACCGGAGACGCCACCGTGCTCGGCCTGGTCGCCGGCGGCCAGGCCGTCACCCAGGCCACCGAGGGCCAGGACGTCGAGGTCATCCTCGACACCACCCCGATGTACGCGGAGTCCGGCGGCCAGCTCGGCGACCGTGGCCGCATCCTCACCGGCGACGCCGTCCTCGACGTCAACGACGTGCAGAAGATCGGCAAGAAGCTGTGGATCCACAAGGCCACCGTCCGCTCCGGCGGCATCGACCTGGGCTCCAAGGTCCGCGTCGAGGTCGACGGCGACTGGCGGCACGGGGCACGGCAGGCGCACACCGCCACCCACCTCATCCACGCCGCGCTGCGCCAGGTGCTCGGCCCCACCGCCGTCCAGGCCGGTTCCCTCAACCGCCCCGGCTACCTGCGCTTCGACTTCAACTACACCGACTCCCTGTCGCCCGGGCAGCTGGATGAGATCGGCCTGATCACCAACCAGGCCGTCGATGCCGACTGGCAGGTCAACACCGTCGAGACCAGCCTGGACGAGGCGAAGAAGATGGGGGCGATGGCGCTGTTCGGGGAGAACTACGGCGAGAACGTCCGCGTCGTCGAGATCGGCGGTCCGTTCTCCCTGGAGCTGTGCGGTGGCACCCACGTCGAGCACTCCTCCCAGATCGGCCCCGTCGCCCTCCTGGGCGAGTCCTCCGTCGGCTCCGGCGCCCGCCGCATCGAGGCCTACTCCGGCATGGACTCCTTCCGCTACCTGTCCAAGGAGGCCGCGCTGGCCGGTGGCCTGGCCACCGCCCTGAAGGCCCCGACCGACGAGCTGCCGGAGCGTATCAGCCAGCTGACCGAGAAACTGAAGGCCGCGGAGAAGGAGATCGAGAACCTCCACCGCCAGCAGTTGGCCGCCCGTACCGGCGAACTGCTCGAGCGGGCCACCCGCATCGGCGACATCACCGTGCTGGCCACCCGCCTGTCCGACGGTGTGTCCGCCGGCGACCTGCGCACTGTCGCCACCGACCTGCGCGGGCGCCTGGCCGGCACCCCGGCCGTGGTGGCGCTGGCCGCCGCCGACGGCACCAAGGTCCCCTTCATCGTCGGCGCCACGAAGGAGGCCGTGGAGAAGGGCGTCAGGTCCGGCGACCTGGTCAAACTGCTGGCCGGCTACATCGACGGCCGTGGCGGCGGCAAGCCCGACATGGCGCAGGGCTCGGGTGCGGACGTCGACGGCCTGGAGGCCGGATTCGCCGCGCTGCGCGACGAGATCGGGAAGTTCTAA
- the ruvX gene encoding Holliday junction resolvase RuvX, producing MKVTPDTPGVDDPGPGRRIGIDVGTVRIGVASSDRDAVLATPVETVPRETGFKDRDKADIDRLLTLVDEYDAVEVVIGLPRDLKGHGSRSVKHAKEIAFRLRRRLQAADRDVPVRMADERLTTVAATTALRAAGVSEKAGRRVIDQAAAVEILQSWLDARTAALSRQAQPGAAPGTDDSDSDAQEQHV from the coding sequence ATGAAGGTCACCCCCGACACTCCCGGCGTCGACGATCCCGGGCCCGGGCGACGCATCGGCATCGATGTCGGCACCGTCCGGATCGGGGTCGCCTCCTCCGACCGGGACGCGGTGCTCGCCACCCCCGTGGAGACCGTCCCCCGGGAGACCGGATTCAAGGACCGGGACAAGGCCGACATCGACCGGCTGCTCACGCTCGTCGACGAGTACGACGCCGTCGAGGTCGTGATCGGTCTGCCCCGTGACCTCAAGGGGCACGGCTCCCGCAGCGTCAAGCACGCGAAGGAGATCGCCTTCCGCCTGCGCCGCCGCCTGCAGGCCGCGGACCGCGACGTTCCGGTCCGCATGGCCGACGAGCGCCTGACGACGGTCGCGGCGACCACCGCGCTACGGGCCGCCGGCGTTTCCGAGAAGGCCGGGCGGCGGGTCATCGACCAGGCCGCCGCCGTGGAGATCCTCCAGTCCTGGCTCGACGCCCGGACCGCGGCCCTCAGCCGCCAGGCCCAGCCCGGGGCGGCCCCCGGCACCGACGATTCCGACTCCGACGCACAGGAGCAGCACGTATGA